From Rhododendron vialii isolate Sample 1 chromosome 10a, ASM3025357v1, the proteins below share one genomic window:
- the LOC131303139 gene encoding uncharacterized protein LOC131303139, with the protein MRKRPGETLRKYAERYWQLFNKIPGVDQYWAARNFKNGLETGSKILDELAIRAPHGMNELMRTVEQFCSYEEFLAERELQGGQNSIVPQSLHVPTPQIAPPKPVVAVQPKKQVNTVKVADKKRPKAHDYIAETTVFKEPIYFLFRTIEREPFFVWPNPPKLNTEEGNNNNRKRCSYHNELEHYTTACAPYKALLENLAAQGLLDDHIDWTKTPRR; encoded by the coding sequence ATGAGAAAGAGGCCCGGCGAGACGCTTCGGAAGTATGCCGAACGTTACTGGCAACTGTTTAACAAGATACCCGGTGTTGATCAATACTGGGCGGCAAGGAACTTCAAGAATGGGTTGGAAACAGGAAGCAAGATCCTGGATGAGCTGGCAATAAGGGCCCCTCATGGAATGAACGAGCTAATGAGGACGGTAGAACAGTTCTGCtcctacgaagagttcctcgcCGAGCGAGAACTCCAAGGAGGACAAAACTCAATCGTACCTCAAAGCCTTCATGTCCCTACGCCCCAAATCGCACCACCGAAGCCTGTGGTCGCTGTCCAGCCaaagaagcaggtcaacacagtcaagGTGGCAGACAAAAAGAGGCCGAAAGCTCATGACTATATAGCTGAAACCACAGTTTTcaaagagccaatttatttcctctTCCGTACGATTGAGAGGGAAccgttctttgtttggccgAACCCTCCCAAACTAAACACAGAAGAAGGCAATAACAACAATCGGAAGAGATGCTCGTACCATAATGAGCTCGAGCATTACACCACGGCCTGCGCTCCCTATAAGGCGCTATTGGAGAATTTAGCAGCGCAAGGACTCCTTGATGATCATATCGACTGGACAAAGACGCCGAGGAGATAG
- the LOC131302489 gene encoding EPIDERMAL PATTERNING FACTOR-like protein 1, producing the protein MKALRFSLLLYTITIVITLLHLLSPVVCFSHKPPSDTTRGLQFEEKKRLGSTPPSCHNKCNQCHPCMAVQIPSLPSHNQLEPGRSRVNHNEYFDSSALPLATASYKYSNYKPLGWKCSCGDHFFNP; encoded by the exons ATGAAGGCACTTAGATTCTCCCTTCTACTATATACCATCACCATAGTTATTACACTTCTCCATCTTCTCTCCCCAGTTGTCTGCTTCAGTCATAAACCACCTTCAGACACAACTCGG GGTTTacaatttgaagagaaaaagagactGGGTTCAACACCACCGAGTTGTCACAACAAGTGCAACCAGTGCCACCCTTGCATGGCGGTGCAAATACCAAGCCTACCGAGTCACAACCAGCTGGAACCGGGTCGAAGCCGAGTCAACCACAACGAGTACTTCGACTCATCGGCATTGCCTTTAGCTACTGCCAGTTACAAGTACTCCAATTACAAACCTCTTGGTTGGAAATGCAGTTGTGGTGACCACTTCTTCAACCCTTGA
- the LOC131302488 gene encoding linamarin synthase 2-like, protein MDSAETRKKPHVVCVPYPSQGHVTPMMHLSKLLHSRGFHVTFVNTEFNHRRLIRSKGTESVSGLPGFRFETIPDGLPPSDRDATQDVPALCDSTRKNCLGPFVELLKRLNSTAGSPPVTCVVSDGVMSFGIEAAEEIGVPEVQFWTASACSFMGYLHYRELIKRGIFPFKDENFMSDGTLDTPIDWIPGMRDIRLKDLPSHLRTTNPNHIMFDFMGEEAQNCLKSPAIIFNTFDEFEQEVLEAIASNFFPRIYTVGPLHFLCSRHVTDTRINSINPSLWKENSESLQWLDRREPESVVYVNYGSVTVMSGEHLREFAWGLANSNHPFLWVVRPDIVVGDSAILPEELLEETKDRGLLVSWCPQAEVLSHPSVGAFLTHCGWNSMMETVCGGMPVICWPFFADQQTNCRYACTRWGIGAEVDHDVKREEVKALVRDMMEGEKGKEMRSRAKKWKMKAEEAANVGGSSYSNLDRFIKEALRYVE, encoded by the exons ATGGATTCAGCAGAAACCAGAAAGAAGCCCCATGTGGTATGCGTTCCCTACCCATCACAAGGCCACGTCACCCCCATGATGCACCTATCAAAGCTCCTCCACTCACGTGGCTTCCACGTCACCTTCGTCAACACCGAGTTCAACCACAGGCGCCTGATCCGGTCCAAAGGGACCGAATCCGTATCTGGCCTGCCGGGATTCCGGTTCGAGACCATACCCGACGGACTTCCCCCGTCGGATCGGGACGCGACCCAGGACGTCCCGGCGCTGTGCGATTCGACCCGGAAGAACTGCTTGGGTCCGTTTGTGGAGCTGCTGAAGAGGTTGAATTCTACGGCGGGCTCGCCTCCGGTTACTTGTGTGGTGTCGGATGGCGTGATGAGCTTCGGGATAGAAGCGGCTGAGGAAATTGGAGTACCTGAGGTTCAGTTTTGGACTGCTTCGGCTTGTTCCTTCATGGGATATCTTCATTACAGGGAACTCATCAAAAGAGGAATTTTTCCATTTAAAG ATGAGAACTTCATGAGTGATGGTACTCTGGATACTCCTATCGATTGGATACCGGGCATGAGAGACATACGGTTGAAGGACCTCCCGAGCCACCTCCGAACCACCAATCCCAACCACATCATGTTCGACTTCATGGGAGAAGAGGCACAAAATTGCTTGAAGTCTCCTGCGATCATCTTCAACACCTTTGATGAATTCGAACAAGAAGTTCTAGAGGCGATCGCGTCCAATTTCTTCCCCCGCATTTATACAGTAGGGCCACTTCACTTTCTGTGCAGCAGGCACGTGACTGACACTCGAATCAATTCAATAAATCCAAGCTTATGGAAAGAGAACTCGGAGTCTCTCCAGTGGCTAGACCGAAGAGAGCCTGAATCTGTCGTGTACGTGAACTACGGGAGCGTGACGGTAATGAGTGGGGAACACTTGAGAGAGTTTGCTTGGGGCCTTGCAAATAGCAATCACCCATTTTTATGGGTGGTTAGGCCTGATATTGTGGTTGGGGATTCGGCTATATTGCCTGAAGAACTTTTGGAAGAAACTAAGGATAGGGGTTTGCTCGTGAGTTGGTGCCCCCAAGCCGAAGTGCTGTCACACCCGTCGGTTGGTGCATTTCTGACACACTGCGGGTGGAATTCAATGATGGAAACAGTATGTGGAGGCATGCCGGTGATCTGTTGGCCTTTCTTTGCCGACCAACAAACGAATTGTCGGTATGCGTGCACGCGTTGGGGGATCGGAGCGGAGGTGGATCATGATGTGAAGCGCGAAGAAGTCAAGGCTCTTGTCCGGGATATGATGGAAGGGGAGAAAGGGAAGGAAATGAGGAGCAGAGCCAAGAAGTGGAAGATGAAGGCTGAAGAAGCTGCTAATGTTGGCGGATCATCTTACAGCAACTTGGATAGATTCATTAAGGAGGCTCTTCGTTATGTGGAGTAA